The sequence TGCCCAGAGCCTGTCGATGAATTTTACATGCGGTAGGGAATTCGCAGAGGTCGGTGAATGATTTGCGTTCATGAGCGTCTTTGCAAAGAGATCCTCTTCTTATTCCGCTGAGATTCGGGTCCAGTCAGCTAAAAGGAGTGAAGACTTTTTTGGCCGCAAGTTTAGCGGCCTTCTTCTCCTTTTTTTCCTTCTTCGTGAGTTTCGGTTTGTTGGTCTTGGCTTTGTTCCTCTGACTTTTGTCCGCCATGGGATCTCCTTTTTATCGGTCTTTTTTATGGGCCCAGTATATTCCCTCGTTCGCACGAATCACCCTATTTGAACTTCGGATTATCGCCGCCGGCACCTGGTGCCCCAAGGGTGAACCATGGTAGATGCCGGGTCCGCATGCTTGGAATCGGAAAACTGAACCGCTTGAAAGTCACCCGACGCGTCGACTTCGGCCTTTATCTCGATGGCAAAGAGAGCGGTGAAATTCTTCTGCCCACCCGGTATGTGCCCAAGAACTGCAACCCCGGGGATGCGTTGGAAGTGTTCATCTATTATGACTCCTCGGATCGTTTGATCGCCACGACGGATGCGCCGCGGGCCAAGGTCGGGGAGTTCGCGCGCCTAAAGGTGGTTGGAGTTGAGGCCGTGGGAGCCTTTCTGGATTGGGGACTATCCAAGGATCTTTTACTTCCGTTTGCCGAACAAACGAGCCGTCCCCGAATGGGGGAGGAAGTCCTCGTTTATATCTATCTCGATAACAGCAACCGGATTTGCGCTTCCATGAAGCTCGAGAAGCATCTGGAAAGTGCTCAAGGGATTTTTAGGGAAGGGCAGGGTGTGGACCTATGGATCGGCGCGAAAACAGATCTAGGGTATACGGCCATCATTGCCAAGCACTACCTGGGGCTTTTGTACGACAACGAAATCTTTCAACCCCTCAAGCCTGGTCAACGGCTCCGCGGGTATATCAAGAAGATGCGGGCGGACGGGAAGATCGATCTGACCTTACAGAAAACCGGTCACAAGGCCGCCAGCGAGATCGGAACGAAGATCCTTACCGTTCTGAAAGAAAAGAACGGGTTTCTCGCGATCAACGACAAGACTCCACCGGAGACGGTCTACGATCTCTTTGGTGTCAGTAAGAAGAAATTCAAAGCGGCTCTCGGCGGACTTTATAAGAAGCGTTTGATCATCATTGGCGAGGACGGGATCCGGCTCGCGTTCCATGGCTCATAAACGTTTTAAGGTCGGCACCGTAGCTCTCGAACGTGCTTTATCGAAGCTCGGCCTGGCCTCCCGCAGCCAAGCCCGGAAGCTGATCGAGCGGGGACGCGTGAAAGTCGGAGGCAAGGTCGTTACCGATTCATTGCATGCCGTCCGGCCGGAGAGTGCACGAATTGAGCTCGACGGACAGGCCAAAACGGCTGCGAGAAAAGTGGTCTACATGCTTCATAAACCTCGCGGCACCGTCACGACGACCCGCGATCCGGAAGGGCGTGCCACGGTCCTTGAACTTCTCACCGGGATCGAAGGGCAACTGCATGCCGTTGGGCGATTGGATTTTGCGACATCCGGTCTTCTCTTGCTGACCAATGAGACGCAGCTGTCAGCGTTTCTCTCGGATCCAGCTTCAGGCATCGTTCGAACATACCTTGTCACCGTGCGCGGCGAGGTGAAACCGGAAACGATTCGCGCATGGACAAAAGGAGTCGATGTAAAGGGGGAGCGGCTCATCGCCAAAGAGGTTCGCATTCAAAAAGCGAGCGGAAGAGAGACTCATTTGGTGATGATGCTGACGGAAGGAAAAAACCGAGAAGTACGCAGGCTGTGCAAAGCGGCCGGACACGAAGTCACCCGGCTTCGCCGCGCGGCTTTCGGCGGCCTAGAGTTGGGTGGTCTTGAACCCGGAGCGTTTCGAAAGATCTCAGTGGACGAACTCAGTCGTGCGATGCCGACGATTCCCAAGAAAATCCTAGAGCGCATCTCCTAATCCAGCACCTTCATACGCGAGCTTCGATGGCTTCTGCTTCTTTCTCACCGAATAACGTCGCGTAGGTTGCAAGGAACTTCAGGCGCTTATCTTCCGGCCGTCCAATCGCCTGCGTCATCTCATTCTTGAATCGCTCGACGAGGACTCTTCCTGACACCTTGTTCTTCCTTCCCAGCTCTTCAATGGTTTCAAGGTCGCGACCATCTCCCCGCATCGTTTTCATCAGGATCAAATCATGGAGTTCAGGTACAAACACGCAGAGGCGAGTGAGGTTTAAGCTGCGAAGCTCCTCAAGCCGATCTTCATAATTGTAAGGTGGATCAAAGACGCCAGCCGGGTTTAGAGGTATGTTGAGTTTCGTTGCTTTCTTTGCATCGTCGTAAGCTTTCTTCAAGTCATTAACGGCATTTGCCGTATCAATATCCACGGTAGTCCGAGACGAACGATAGGCCAGGGCAGCCGCTGCCCCGCCGATCACAATGACATCCACAGGCTTCGTTAGGTTTTGGTCGATCGTTGTGAGCAGGCGTTCGATTTCCTCGCGGCTATAACGTTGCATCTCACCCATAAAATTTCTCGAACAACGATCGAAAAGCCTGCATATCCAGGTTCAACAAGAAATGCCATTTGCGACTTAGCGTGTTTCTTCGCTTCTGTGCCAATCTCCTGGAATACTTGTTCTCCGGAGTGGAGAAAAAGAGTTCTTCTTTTCTTCTCCGGTGGTCGAGGAGCTTATCCGCAAATGTTCCGAGCGTTCTCCTGCGCGTAAGCAAACCGGCAACGTCAAGGTAGAATCCTAACGCTTGTAGCTCTCCTTCCTTTCTCGCCACATGACACAGTCTTGGCCGATTTAAATGTGCCCAATGTTTAGCCAAGAGAAGTGGGAAAGTTCGGGCTAAGGAAGGTCTTTTTCTCGACAAATGCAAGCCGAGTCCCAAAGCCACTTCTGGAGGCAGGCGCTTCCCTTGGTTTGTCTGATCCACAGCTAA is a genomic window of Bdellovibrionota bacterium containing:
- a CDS encoding DUF6036 family nucleotidyltransferase; translation: MGEMQRYSREEIERLLTTIDQNLTKPVDVIVIGGAAAALAYRSSRTTVDIDTANAVNDLKKAYDDAKKATKLNIPLNPAGVFDPPYNYEDRLEELRSLNLTRLCVFVPELHDLILMKTMRGDGRDLETIEELGRKNKVSGRVLVERFKNEMTQAIGRPEDKRLKFLATYATLFGEKEAEAIEARV
- a CDS encoding pseudouridine synthase, coding for MAHKRFKVGTVALERALSKLGLASRSQARKLIERGRVKVGGKVVTDSLHAVRPESARIELDGQAKTAARKVVYMLHKPRGTVTTTRDPEGRATVLELLTGIEGQLHAVGRLDFATSGLLLLTNETQLSAFLSDPASGIVRTYLVTVRGEVKPETIRAWTKGVDVKGERLIAKEVRIQKASGRETHLVMMLTEGKNREVRRLCKAAGHEVTRLRRAAFGGLELGGLEPGAFRKISVDELSRAMPTIPKKILERIS
- a CDS encoding S1-like domain-containing RNA-binding protein — encoded protein: MLGIGKLNRLKVTRRVDFGLYLDGKESGEILLPTRYVPKNCNPGDALEVFIYYDSSDRLIATTDAPRAKVGEFARLKVVGVEAVGAFLDWGLSKDLLLPFAEQTSRPRMGEEVLVYIYLDNSNRICASMKLEKHLESAQGIFREGQGVDLWIGAKTDLGYTAIIAKHYLGLLYDNEIFQPLKPGQRLRGYIKKMRADGKIDLTLQKTGHKAASEIGTKILTVLKEKNGFLAINDKTPPETVYDLFGVSKKKFKAALGGLYKKRLIIIGEDGIRLAFHGS